In one Streptomyces sp. NBC_00597 genomic region, the following are encoded:
- a CDS encoding DUF397 domain-containing protein, translating to MGTSQGLTGARWRKSSYSGNTGGDCVECAPLGAAAWRKASYSGGTGGECVEVAARPCLIAVRDSKNPDGPAFTVSPAAFAAFVGAL from the coding sequence ATGGGCACGAGCCAAGGCTTGACGGGCGCAAGGTGGCGTAAGTCCTCGTACAGCGGAAACACCGGCGGCGACTGTGTCGAGTGCGCCCCCCTCGGTGCCGCCGCCTGGCGCAAGGCCTCCTATAGCGGCGGCACCGGCGGCGAGTGCGTCGAGGTCGCCGCCCGGCCCTGCCTCATCGCCGTGCGGGACTCCAAGAACCCGGACGGTCCCGCCTTCACCGTGAGCCCTGCCGCCTTCGCTGCGTTCGTCGGCGCCCTGTAA
- a CDS encoding polyprenyl synthetase family protein: MNSLTYVDLHRQVSFDIQKEMETALLRLAPASGSSAAKSAVGRLLRHQKMRHPLSVLPMMVHAVETGDPGPAVPLSAVHLLWWTSACYLDDLADGDGTTASESLDQNEALLASTLSGTVLPIRIIRALPVPAGVQGALTAELATGWVVGVEGQLSDMAGDAESATRNSVIAAYRGKSGGPYSMITAMAAILSGASDERVELWREFGYLFGILWQIFNDQEDILSGRNEDLRNGTVTYLLSCALDDAPDLRAREELLDWCAAARHSERARTELTRLLLSPEVLHPYSAELDAFRKEAHRLLTDLGGHEHHLPPMRHLVDHAAQMLLRPALTPAVAASA, translated from the coding sequence GTGAATTCCCTCACGTACGTGGACCTGCACCGGCAGGTCTCCTTCGACATCCAGAAGGAAATGGAGACCGCTCTCCTGAGGCTCGCCCCCGCCTCGGGGTCGAGCGCCGCCAAGAGCGCGGTGGGCAGACTCCTGCGGCATCAAAAAATGCGGCACCCCCTGTCGGTGCTCCCGATGATGGTGCACGCCGTCGAGACGGGTGATCCCGGACCGGCCGTCCCGCTGTCCGCCGTGCACCTGCTGTGGTGGACCTCGGCCTGCTACCTCGATGACCTGGCCGATGGTGACGGAACGACCGCTTCCGAAAGCCTGGACCAGAACGAGGCGCTCCTGGCCTCGACGCTCAGCGGAACGGTGCTCCCGATCCGGATCATCCGGGCGCTCCCGGTGCCGGCGGGAGTGCAGGGCGCGCTGACGGCGGAACTCGCGACCGGCTGGGTCGTGGGCGTCGAGGGGCAGCTGAGCGATATGGCCGGAGACGCCGAGAGCGCCACCCGGAACTCCGTGATCGCGGCCTACCGCGGGAAATCCGGCGGCCCCTACTCGATGATCACGGCGATGGCGGCGATATTGTCGGGCGCGAGTGACGAGAGAGTGGAGTTGTGGCGGGAGTTCGGATACCTCTTCGGTATACTCTGGCAAATATTCAACGATCAGGAAGACATCCTGTCGGGCCGCAATGAGGACCTCCGCAACGGGACGGTCACCTACCTGCTCAGCTGCGCCCTCGACGACGCCCCCGACCTCCGGGCCCGGGAGGAGCTCCTCGACTGGTGCGCCGCCGCACGGCACTCGGAGCGGGCGCGCACGGAACTCACCCGCCTCCTCCTCTCGCCGGAGGTGCTCCACCCGTACTCCGCGGAACTCGACGCCTTCCGCAAGGAGGCCCACCGCCTGCTCACCGACCTCGGAGGGCACGAACACCACCTGCCGCCCATGCGGCACCTCGTGGACCACGCGGCCCAGATGCTCCTGCGGCCGGCCCTCACCCCTGCGGTGGCGGCCTCCGCGTAG
- a CDS encoding lipid-transfer protein — protein sequence MKSYIVGVGMTKFEKPESRDWQYWDMVKEAGTAALADAGIGYDLVEQVPVGYCFQASTAGQRAAYELGLSGIPVYNVNNNCATGSTALMMARQFVEGGISDCVLALGFEKMKKGALGGGADAGSDFKTSPVARHYGIMAAGHGFEMSPPTAQIFGNAAREHMERYGTTAAQLAAVGAKNHRHSANNPNAQFQDVYTVEEILAAKPIHEPLTKLQCSPTSDGAAAAVVVSERFVVRHGLHDEAVEIVAQAMTTDTEASFASGSCIDVVGKPMTAAAGRQVFSASGLGIEDVDVIELHDCFSINELLTYEALGMCEDGAAGKLVESGATTYGGRWVVNPSGGLISKGHPLGATGLAQAAELVWQLRGQAGARQVPGARTALAHNIGLGGAAVVTLLRR from the coding sequence ATGAAGTCGTACATCGTGGGCGTCGGCATGACGAAGTTCGAGAAGCCGGAGTCGAGGGACTGGCAGTACTGGGACATGGTGAAGGAGGCCGGGACGGCGGCGCTGGCCGATGCGGGCATCGGCTACGACCTGGTCGAACAGGTGCCGGTCGGGTACTGCTTCCAGGCCTCCACGGCCGGCCAGCGGGCCGCGTACGAACTGGGGCTCAGCGGGATCCCCGTCTACAACGTGAACAACAACTGCGCGACCGGGTCCACGGCGCTGATGATGGCCCGCCAGTTCGTCGAGGGCGGGATCAGCGACTGCGTGCTGGCGCTCGGCTTCGAAAAGATGAAGAAGGGCGCACTGGGCGGGGGCGCCGACGCGGGCTCCGACTTCAAGACTTCGCCGGTCGCCCGGCACTACGGGATCATGGCCGCCGGGCACGGCTTCGAGATGTCCCCGCCGACCGCGCAGATCTTCGGGAACGCGGCGCGCGAGCACATGGAGCGGTACGGGACCACGGCCGCACAGTTGGCGGCGGTCGGGGCCAAGAACCACCGGCACTCGGCGAACAACCCGAACGCGCAGTTCCAGGACGTGTACACGGTCGAGGAGATCCTGGCCGCGAAGCCGATCCACGAACCGCTGACCAAGCTCCAGTGCTCGCCGACCTCGGACGGGGCGGCGGCCGCGGTGGTCGTCTCGGAGCGGTTCGTGGTCCGGCACGGGCTGCACGACGAAGCGGTGGAGATCGTCGCGCAGGCGATGACGACGGACACGGAGGCGTCCTTCGCGTCGGGGTCGTGCATCGACGTCGTCGGCAAGCCGATGACCGCCGCGGCGGGGCGGCAGGTGTTCTCGGCGTCCGGGCTCGGCATCGAGGACGTGGACGTGATCGAGCTGCACGACTGCTTCTCGATCAACGAGCTGCTGACGTACGAGGCGCTGGGCATGTGTGAGGACGGCGCCGCCGGGAAGCTGGTGGAATCGGGCGCGACCACGTACGGCGGGCGGTGGGTGGTGAACCCCTCCGGGGGGCTGATCTCCAAGGGCCACCCGCTGGGTGCGACGGGTCTGGCGCAGGCGGCGGAACTGGTCTGGCAGCTGCGCGGCCAGGCCGGCGCACGGCAGGTCCCGGGCGCCCGTACGGCCCTGGCCCACAACATAGGCCTGGGCGGCGCGGCCGTCGTCACCCTGCTGCGACGCTGA
- a CDS encoding ricin-type beta-trefoil lectin domain protein yields MITSLGLMLATPGAALAATPEAAPGAHSVTAATSPTGALPKALQQAKAEQKPVPITALTTPTAETVANPDGTFSTTTHIKPVRVLKSGKWSSLDAALQRNADGTYSPLATPAGVSLSGGGTGPLATLTNGEGRRLAMSFPVALPAPRVSGSSALYPNVFPGVDLQASVSDQGAFSEVLIVHNAEAAANPALRSLRLATKAVGLNVGSDSAGNLQATTPEGAMAFTSATPLMWDSSSSTQRTLTSESFVTGRSAAAAQGTGTPPAPLVDSPGRSSATSPGEGAQVKPITISAQPEALTLTPDLGLLTGPTTAYPVFIDPVVNPVTSGTGHYVVAQEGCPGANTYDTAQDWGEGVGYQQYTSNCFGMQESFFEINTSALTPQMVIQKSTLYLTETYGADHGCSNTWPITLKHTNGINSGTNWNKRPGAIATIGTQQISSASPANDCGYKSANFDVTDRIRQGASQDADTWTFGLYGDSSKTMSNLGFMRFSTNPYLVTVFDIPPYAPDSVSTTPDSANPAGAACNNGTRGWIGRTSTAYGVTNFSLNARLTTPMEGVNLQAVYMVWDDMKNNGSGAPATVSQPRSTYVAPGTTARTNVGITLADGHAYGWGVKAFDGTLEGPWTPYCGFKVDLTPPTAVAFADSKAFPPLASGRTPTAHAGDTGITIAVSSKDVAPTGCELSACIKSDIRRFEYSLDTPIPPTGAQSIAVTPDANGAATANIPINLTAQQWGTHTLYVQAVDGANNARPAGYRFYAPWNPAAPVTAGDVTGDGIPDTLRPDRSGSGSLLLIPGNTDASATAITASTTAQSPDKTGWDNYLVTHRGSLSQSGVDDIFAYNRNTHQLYAYGNDASGIGGTPGHFSLTQSVMPISAKPACNPAAQCTGYAADWSKVSQILAPGSFDNPRGLADLITIEDNRLWYYPGTSFGGLHLDQGMLLSSGDWSRTTLIAPGKVGDTPTLWARDDATGRIYSYALKFDSNGIPAALLAPPSAQAPSTAIATLDAAVYPQVGSYGDLNGDGRADLWAINANQQLLAFSGTSTGFSPAPVSLGNLNVPAAQWKLTGHSGGITPSTDGKYPATSSGITWSTGSIGGVQTSYPEFKGSQSTITANGPIVDAQKSFTISTWAKPGSKTSIIASQDMNRTSSFFLYADANSSQWHFALASADSDGWPFDYTYAANDAARFTPDAWTHLTAVYNAQSGLMSLYVNGVLASTGQHKASTSPASGGPLVFGRFKANGAPQDSLTGGVSNFAVYPYAAAPTAPGTAGPITLAAASANCMDNDYARPDDGNRIQVARCNGTSAQNFEVRGDGTLRVQGKCVDASNAGTANTTLLMLYTCHAGPNQQFVPRADGSLYNPVSGRCIDLGDFNTTPGTQLWLYDCNLSNAQRWTIPALTTASLPVPSP; encoded by the coding sequence TTGATCACATCGCTGGGGCTCATGCTCGCGACGCCGGGGGCCGCGCTCGCGGCCACACCGGAGGCCGCGCCCGGCGCGCACTCCGTCACAGCCGCCACGTCCCCCACAGGCGCACTACCGAAGGCCCTCCAGCAGGCCAAGGCGGAGCAGAAGCCGGTCCCGATCACCGCCTTGACCACTCCGACCGCCGAAACCGTCGCGAACCCGGACGGGACCTTCAGTACGACCACACACATCAAGCCCGTTCGGGTACTGAAGTCGGGAAAGTGGAGCTCTCTCGATGCCGCCCTGCAGCGCAACGCGGACGGGACGTACAGCCCCCTCGCCACACCCGCCGGCGTCTCGCTCTCCGGTGGCGGTACGGGCCCGCTCGCAACACTGACGAACGGCGAGGGCCGGCGCCTCGCCATGTCCTTCCCCGTCGCGCTCCCCGCCCCCCGGGTCAGCGGCAGCAGCGCCCTGTACCCGAACGTCTTCCCCGGAGTGGACCTCCAGGCATCCGTCAGTGACCAGGGAGCGTTCAGCGAGGTGCTGATCGTCCACAACGCCGAGGCAGCGGCGAATCCGGCACTGCGCAGCCTGCGCCTGGCCACCAAGGCCGTTGGTCTGAATGTGGGCAGCGACTCAGCCGGCAATCTCCAAGCCACCACGCCTGAGGGAGCGATGGCGTTCACCAGCGCCACACCCCTCATGTGGGACTCAAGTAGCTCCACGCAGAGGACTCTTACGAGCGAGAGCTTCGTCACCGGCCGCAGCGCGGCGGCCGCCCAGGGCACCGGGACTCCACCGGCGCCGCTCGTCGATTCCCCGGGACGGTCGTCGGCCACCAGCCCCGGAGAAGGCGCCCAGGTGAAGCCGATCACCATCTCGGCACAGCCCGAGGCCTTGACCTTGACCCCCGATCTGGGGTTGTTGACGGGGCCGACGACTGCCTACCCGGTCTTCATCGACCCCGTGGTCAACCCCGTGACCTCGGGGACGGGCCACTACGTCGTGGCTCAGGAAGGCTGCCCGGGAGCGAACACCTATGACACCGCCCAGGACTGGGGCGAGGGCGTCGGCTACCAGCAGTACACCTCCAACTGCTTTGGGATGCAGGAATCGTTCTTTGAGATCAACACGAGCGCTCTCACGCCTCAGATGGTGATCCAGAAGTCGACTCTGTACCTCACCGAGACCTATGGCGCGGACCACGGCTGCTCGAACACGTGGCCGATCACCTTGAAGCACACGAACGGCATCAACAGCGGCACGAACTGGAACAAGCGGCCCGGTGCGATCGCCACGATCGGGACGCAGCAGATCTCCAGTGCCAGCCCTGCCAACGACTGCGGCTACAAGAGCGCCAACTTCGACGTCACCGACCGCATCAGGCAAGGGGCGTCGCAGGATGCCGACACCTGGACATTCGGCCTCTACGGCGACAGCAGCAAGACGATGTCGAACCTCGGCTTCATGCGGTTCAGCACCAACCCGTACCTCGTGACGGTGTTCGACATCCCGCCGTACGCTCCGGACTCCGTGAGCACCACCCCCGACTCCGCGAACCCCGCCGGCGCAGCCTGCAACAACGGTACTCGGGGCTGGATCGGCAGAACTTCCACCGCCTACGGAGTCACCAACTTCTCCCTCAACGCCCGCCTGACGACGCCCATGGAGGGCGTGAACCTCCAGGCCGTCTACATGGTCTGGGACGACATGAAGAACAACGGCAGCGGAGCCCCCGCCACCGTGTCCCAGCCCAGGAGCACCTACGTCGCGCCCGGGACGACCGCACGCACCAACGTGGGGATCACACTTGCCGACGGCCATGCGTACGGCTGGGGCGTCAAGGCCTTCGACGGCACCCTGGAAGGCCCCTGGACCCCGTACTGCGGTTTCAAGGTCGACCTGACGCCGCCCACCGCCGTCGCGTTCGCTGATTCGAAGGCGTTCCCCCCGCTCGCCAGCGGGCGCACGCCCACCGCACACGCCGGCGACACCGGGATCACCATCGCCGTCTCCAGCAAGGACGTCGCCCCTACCGGATGTGAGCTCTCGGCCTGCATCAAGAGCGACATCCGCCGGTTCGAGTACTCGCTCGACACGCCCATCCCGCCGACCGGTGCCCAGTCGATCGCCGTCACCCCCGACGCGAACGGCGCCGCCACTGCCAACATCCCGATCAACCTCACCGCCCAGCAGTGGGGCACGCACACCCTCTACGTCCAGGCCGTGGACGGGGCGAACAACGCCCGGCCCGCCGGATACCGCTTCTACGCCCCCTGGAACCCGGCGGCTCCGGTGACGGCGGGAGACGTGACCGGAGACGGCATACCTGACACCCTCCGGCCCGACCGCAGCGGAAGCGGCAGTCTGCTCCTCATCCCCGGCAACACCGACGCGTCCGCCACCGCGATCACGGCGTCGACAACGGCCCAGAGTCCCGACAAGACGGGCTGGGACAACTACCTCGTCACCCACCGCGGAAGCCTCAGCCAGTCCGGCGTCGACGACATCTTCGCCTACAACCGGAACACCCATCAGCTGTACGCCTACGGCAACGACGCATCCGGGATCGGCGGCACGCCCGGACACTTCAGCCTCACCCAGAGCGTGATGCCCATCTCGGCCAAGCCGGCGTGCAATCCGGCGGCTCAGTGCACCGGATATGCCGCGGACTGGTCGAAGGTCTCCCAGATCCTCGCGCCGGGCAGCTTCGACAATCCGCGCGGGCTCGCGGATCTGATCACCATTGAGGACAACCGCCTCTGGTACTACCCTGGTACCTCGTTCGGCGGCCTGCACCTTGACCAGGGCATGCTGCTCAGCTCCGGCGACTGGTCACGTACCACCCTCATCGCCCCGGGCAAGGTGGGTGACACTCCCACCTTGTGGGCACGCGACGACGCCACCGGCCGCATCTACAGCTACGCGCTGAAGTTCGATTCCAACGGCATCCCCGCCGCGTTGCTGGCACCTCCTTCGGCGCAAGCGCCCTCGACCGCCATCGCAACGCTCGACGCTGCGGTGTACCCGCAGGTCGGCTCCTACGGGGATCTGAACGGCGACGGACGTGCCGATCTGTGGGCGATCAATGCCAACCAGCAGCTCCTGGCCTTCAGCGGGACGAGCACCGGCTTCTCGCCGGCTCCCGTTTCCCTCGGAAACCTCAACGTGCCGGCAGCCCAGTGGAAGCTGACCGGCCACAGCGGCGGCATCACTCCGAGCACCGACGGCAAGTACCCGGCGACATCGTCCGGCATCACGTGGTCCACGGGCTCCATCGGCGGCGTCCAGACCTCGTACCCGGAATTCAAGGGGTCCCAGTCGACGATCACGGCCAACGGCCCCATCGTCGACGCGCAAAAGAGCTTCACCATCAGCACGTGGGCCAAGCCCGGATCCAAGACGAGCATCATCGCCAGTCAGGACATGAACCGCACCAGTTCGTTCTTCCTCTACGCGGATGCCAATTCCTCCCAGTGGCATTTCGCCCTGGCGAGCGCTGACTCCGATGGATGGCCATTCGACTACACCTACGCCGCCAACGACGCCGCGCGGTTCACTCCCGATGCCTGGACTCACCTGACCGCCGTCTACAACGCTCAGAGCGGCCTGATGAGCTTGTACGTCAACGGTGTCCTGGCCAGCACTGGCCAGCACAAGGCGTCCACCAGTCCGGCCTCTGGCGGACCGCTCGTCTTCGGCCGGTTCAAGGCCAACGGGGCACCGCAGGACAGCCTCACGGGCGGTGTCAGCAACTTCGCCGTATACCCCTATGCCGCTGCCCCCACCGCCCCCGGCACCGCCGGCCCGATCACCCTGGCCGCCGCCTCGGCCAACTGCATGGACAACGACTACGCCAGGCCCGACGACGGCAACAGGATCCAGGTCGCCCGGTGCAACGGCACCTCGGCCCAGAATTTCGAGGTCCGAGGTGACGGCACCCTCCGCGTCCAGGGCAAGTGCGTCGACGCCAGCAACGCCGGGACGGCCAATACCACGCTGCTCATGCTCTACACCTGCCACGCGGGACCGAACCAGCAGTTCGTGCCCCGTGCCGACGGCTCTCTCTACAACCCCGTCTCCGGCCGCTGCATCGACCTCGGAGACTTCAACACCACCCCAGGCACCCAGCTCTGGCTGTACGACTGCAACCTCTCCAACGCTCAGCGTTGGACCATCCCCGCACTGACCACGGCGTCTCTTCCCGTCCCCAGTCCGTAG
- a CDS encoding ATP-binding protein: protein MNHVTEYSASEVGESYRMGFTVGEHSARHMRRILRIYLASWGLAGLTHSAELALTELVSNVVRHVPGRGCSVLILCGPGGLRVEVTDCSREPVRVARGDDGELGEGGRGLLLVEAVTDRWGAEATAAGKTVWFECDAPRHEPART, encoded by the coding sequence GTGAATCACGTAACTGAGTACTCAGCAAGCGAAGTTGGCGAGAGCTACCGGATGGGCTTCACCGTCGGTGAGCATTCGGCCCGGCACATGCGGCGCATCCTGCGGATCTACCTGGCCAGTTGGGGTCTGGCCGGGCTGACGCACTCCGCCGAGCTGGCGCTGACCGAGCTGGTTTCCAACGTCGTCCGGCACGTCCCCGGGCGGGGTTGCTCGGTGCTCATCCTGTGCGGGCCGGGCGGGCTGCGGGTCGAGGTGACGGACTGCAGCCGGGAACCGGTGCGCGTCGCGCGCGGTGACGACGGAGAGCTCGGCGAGGGCGGGCGCGGGCTGCTCCTGGTCGAGGCCGTGACCGACCGCTGGGGCGCGGAGGCGACGGCCGCCGGCAAGACGGTGTGGTTCGAGTGCGACGCGCCCCGCCACGAACCGGCAAGAACATAA
- a CDS encoding acyl-CoA dehydrogenase family protein — MGIGITGEQRELAEAVRGWVARAVPPEEVRKLLDSPPRTGVRPAYWDALAESGLLEPHLEGGTLLDLAVVVEEAGRAALPGAYLPSALASVLLDRAGAEPLAGRVGAVALGPGSLTAVAVEGGGHLLDGLAPPVLGAGEADLVLLAAEAAHGTCWFAVDAAALDVRTHDSADPTRPTAEVRARGVTVAPGRLLDLDAALVRDLACTLFAADACGTAAWALHTATEYAKVREQFGRPIGRFQGIKHLCADMLVRLEQARALAWDAARAADEPAEVRSLVAALAAGNALDAAYTCAKDCIQVLGGIGFTWEHDAHVHLRRAIVARQLLGPGDGHRVRAVRLAAAGARRELRLELPAQAETYRKRARTAIEDARGLDPAAARRVLAPTGYAAPHLPPPYGLGAGPVEQLVVQQELAAAGVKIADLGIATWVVPSLLAYGSDAQREKYLLATLRGDVTWCQLFSEPGAGSDLASLRTRAERTADGSWKINGQKVWTSSAHSADFGILLARTDPAAPKHKGLGYFVVDMRNSPGIDVRPLKEITGDALFNEVWFDDVPLPADALVGAPDDGWKVARNTLGNERVYMADQMTFGTGLEVLIARSAELDGAHRARIGALTAEAHALACIGLRTTLQQVSGLEPGAGASVRKLVQTPHQQRTAELALELLGPAGAVREGAGERAVHEMLMSRCLTIAGGTTQVQLNVVAERILGLPRD, encoded by the coding sequence ATGGGCATCGGAATCACTGGGGAACAGCGGGAGTTGGCCGAGGCCGTACGCGGCTGGGTGGCGCGCGCCGTGCCGCCCGAGGAGGTGCGCAAGCTGCTCGACAGCCCGCCGCGGACCGGGGTGCGGCCCGCCTACTGGGACGCGCTGGCGGAGTCGGGGCTGCTGGAGCCGCACCTGGAGGGCGGGACCCTGCTCGACCTCGCCGTCGTGGTCGAGGAAGCCGGCCGGGCCGCACTGCCCGGGGCGTACCTGCCGAGCGCGCTGGCCTCCGTACTGCTGGACCGGGCCGGAGCCGAACCCCTCGCGGGGCGGGTCGGCGCGGTCGCCCTCGGCCCCGGAAGCCTGACCGCCGTCGCCGTCGAAGGCGGCGGACACCTCCTCGACGGGCTCGCGCCGCCCGTGCTCGGCGCCGGGGAGGCCGACCTCGTCCTGCTCGCCGCCGAGGCCGCGCACGGCACCTGCTGGTTCGCCGTCGACGCCGCAGCGCTGGACGTCCGCACCCACGACAGCGCCGACCCCACCCGGCCCACCGCCGAGGTACGGGCCCGCGGGGTCACCGTGGCACCCGGCCGCCTCCTCGACCTCGACGCCGCCCTGGTCCGGGACCTGGCCTGCACGCTCTTCGCCGCCGACGCCTGCGGCACCGCCGCCTGGGCGCTGCACACCGCCACCGAGTACGCCAAGGTCCGCGAGCAGTTCGGCCGGCCCATCGGAAGGTTCCAGGGGATCAAGCACCTGTGCGCCGACATGTTGGTGCGCCTCGAACAGGCCCGGGCCCTGGCCTGGGACGCCGCCCGGGCGGCCGACGAGCCCGCGGAGGTCCGCTCGCTCGTGGCCGCCCTGGCCGCCGGGAACGCACTCGACGCCGCCTACACCTGCGCCAAGGACTGCATCCAGGTCCTCGGCGGGATCGGCTTCACCTGGGAGCACGACGCCCACGTCCACCTGCGGCGCGCGATCGTCGCCCGACAACTGCTCGGCCCCGGGGACGGGCACCGCGTACGGGCCGTGCGGCTCGCAGCCGCCGGTGCGCGGAGGGAGCTGCGCCTCGAACTCCCGGCGCAGGCCGAGACGTACCGGAAGCGGGCCCGGACCGCCATCGAGGACGCGCGCGGCCTCGACCCGGCCGCCGCCCGCCGCGTCCTGGCCCCCACCGGCTACGCGGCCCCCCACCTGCCGCCCCCGTACGGGCTCGGCGCCGGGCCCGTCGAACAGCTCGTCGTCCAGCAGGAGCTGGCCGCGGCCGGAGTCAAGATCGCCGACCTGGGGATCGCCACCTGGGTCGTGCCCTCGCTGCTCGCCTACGGGAGCGACGCACAGCGCGAGAAGTACCTGTTGGCGACCCTGCGCGGGGACGTCACCTGGTGCCAGCTCTTCTCCGAGCCGGGAGCCGGCTCGGACCTGGCCTCACTGCGGACCAGGGCGGAGCGGACGGCGGACGGCTCCTGGAAGATCAACGGGCAGAAGGTGTGGACGAGTTCCGCGCACAGCGCCGACTTCGGGATCCTGCTGGCCCGGACCGACCCCGCCGCCCCCAAGCACAAGGGCCTCGGCTACTTCGTCGTCGACATGCGCAACAGCCCCGGCATCGACGTGCGCCCCCTCAAGGAGATCACCGGCGACGCCCTCTTCAACGAGGTCTGGTTCGACGACGTCCCGCTCCCCGCGGACGCCCTCGTCGGCGCACCCGACGACGGCTGGAAGGTCGCCCGCAACACGCTCGGCAACGAGCGGGTCTACATGGCCGACCAGATGACCTTCGGCACCGGCCTCGAAGTGCTCATCGCCCGCTCGGCCGAACTCGACGGCGCCCACCGGGCCCGGATCGGGGCGCTCACCGCCGAGGCCCACGCCCTCGCCTGCATCGGGCTGCGCACCACCCTCCAGCAGGTGTCGGGGCTGGAGCCGGGGGCCGGCGCCTCCGTGCGCAAGCTCGTCCAGACCCCGCACCAGCAGCGGACCGCCGAGCTCGCGCTCGAACTGCTGGGCCCGGCAGGCGCGGTACGAGAGGGGGCGGGGGAGCGGGCGGTGCACGAGATGCTCATGTCCCGCTGCCTGACCATCGCCGGGGGCACCACACAAGTCCAGCTCAACGTCGTGGCCGAGCGGATCCTCGGCCTCCCCAGGGACTAG
- a CDS encoding helix-turn-helix transcriptional regulator, whose protein sequence is MVNIRDLDPSASPLDYYGSELRRLREEARLKQGQLGDIVFCTASLIGQIETARKVPTRDFSERVDAALDTNGAFSRLVGLVLRSQLPHWFQAYAEMEAKATYISSYQAQLVYGLLQTEEYARAVLATGLPDNLDELVAARMERHRILARESPPMVWVVLDEAALHRPIGGRAVMRKQLNHLLGLRDSRWVQVQVLPYSVGEHASLIGSFNTLRFDDDPDLVYTEDLISGHMSANPDTVKEAALRYAHLQAAALSVEDSAALIARVMEERYGHEPRLDGRKVA, encoded by the coding sequence ATGGTCAACATCCGCGATCTCGACCCGAGCGCCTCTCCGCTGGACTACTACGGCTCGGAGTTGCGCCGCCTGAGGGAGGAGGCCCGTCTGAAACAGGGGCAGCTCGGGGACATCGTCTTCTGCACGGCCTCGCTGATCGGGCAGATCGAGACGGCCAGGAAGGTCCCGACGCGGGACTTCTCCGAGCGGGTGGATGCGGCGCTCGACACGAACGGGGCATTCTCCCGGCTGGTGGGGCTGGTGCTGAGGAGTCAGCTGCCGCACTGGTTCCAGGCGTATGCGGAGATGGAGGCGAAGGCGACGTACATCTCCAGTTACCAGGCGCAGCTGGTCTACGGGCTGTTGCAGACGGAGGAGTACGCGCGGGCGGTGCTGGCGACGGGCCTTCCGGACAACCTTGACGAGCTGGTGGCCGCCCGGATGGAACGCCATCGGATCCTGGCCAGGGAGAGTCCACCCATGGTCTGGGTGGTGCTTGACGAGGCGGCACTGCATCGGCCGATCGGTGGGCGAGCGGTCATGCGGAAGCAACTGAATCACTTGTTGGGTCTGCGGGACTCGCGGTGGGTGCAAGTGCAGGTGCTCCCGTACTCCGTAGGTGAACACGCAAGCCTGATTGGATCCTTCAATACTCTGCGCTTCGATGACGACCCAGACCTCGTGTACACAGAGGACCTCATCTCGGGTCACATGTCGGCCAACCCTGACACTGTGAAGGAGGCCGCCCTTCGTTACGCTCACTTGCAAGCCGCCGCTCTCTCGGTGGAGGACTCGGCGGCGTTGATCGCCCGTGTAATGGAGGAGCGTTATGGGCACGAGCCAAGGCTTGACGGGCGCAAGGTGGCGTAA